The Branchiostoma floridae strain S238N-H82 chromosome 18, Bfl_VNyyK, whole genome shotgun sequence DNA window GCTTAACTGAGTGAGGCGTACGCATGTCAGTAACGCATATAGATCCTTTCTACATTTTCAGTGATATCTTAAGTCACTCATCACGCACGTGATGATGTCCTGAGTCACTCATTGGACGCTATAAATATATATCGTGAGTCACTCATTAGGcgcatcatccatccatccatccatccatccatccatccatccatccatccatccatccacccacccatccatccactcACCCACCCATCCACCCACCTATCCATCCTTCTTTATTGACCCATCTCTATATACTTAGATATCTATCGATATCGAagatatgtgtgcgtgtgtgtgtatctgcaaGGGGTGAGTCACTCATGAGTGACTCATTTTAATTGCATTTGCACATATGTGTGACTGAattatttcttaagagttgtaAAGCACGTGACGTACATGGTAAACATACCCAATCGGCCATAGTGTTGTGAAGCACGTGACCTACTTTAGAACCATATCCAATCAACAATAGAGTTATGGAGCTCGTGGCCCACTTGACAAACATACGTCAAGGTCACTGTCAGCTTTATCTATGGATAAAattatcattaattatgaatGATAAATTGATCATAAATTGATTTCATATACAATGGAGCATGTGACCTAATTTACAAACATGCGTCAAAGGTCACTGACAGGttatgaatgaattaattatTGATTATGCATAAATTGATTATTCGTCATGTATAGATTAATTACTTGCtattatgaatgaatttagtctaaattatgaataaattaattctTAGTTATGCATAAATTATTCTAAATTATGAATAGATTAATTACcagttatgaataaataaattatcagttatgaataaatttattataaattatgaataaattaattctaaattatgaataaattaattctaagttatgcataaattaattctaaattatgaataaattaattattagttatgaataaattatttattagttatgaataaattaataataaattatgaataagttatgaataaattaattatTAGTTATGCATAAATTTGCATCtcatgaatacatttgcatatcatgaatatatttgcatctcatttgcataaattcgTCTGGTTCACCCTTATTACTACTGATCCCTAATAAAACTTCGGAAAATTTTCGTACTTCCTGAAACATATTAgaattgtaattttgtttctGACATACCGGATTGTTTATCttacaatacatttttctgACAAGTTACGAATTTTACACATCAGAATAATAAATCAGTaaacaacaactttttttcttatagcGAAAGTGCTATTGATCCTAGTCATCAGTTGTAAAATGCACCTCCTGATATGTGCCATTAACTGGTTCACATTCATCATTGTTCTCACCTCTGTACCATTTATCTAAGTTGGTATACATCTTTCTTGTATTTGGGCATATTCCCACTAGCTTTCTACATAAGTTGCACCAGACTCCATCATCCACAGggatattttttggggggttaGTCTTCCATTTGAAGTAAGAATTATACATCTCCGTATCCTTGTTAAGTAGCTTTAAATAATCAGCTAAAGCTTTTGGTGATTCGAAGTCATCCACGTGTATGAAGGAGTTTGGAGGTGTCAAGAGCTCGTAGTCTTCTTTGGGGGCTCCAAGCACAACTGGTACAACATTATTACCAAGTGCATGTCTCCAAAATTTTTCAGTTATGTATTGTTTACACTTCATGTTTTCAAACGCAAGGTAGAACTTGTATTGCCTAATGTGTCTAACTGTGCATTGAAAGTCTTGTTTGTCACAGACAATCTTTCCGCATTTACCAAAGATGTCAACATGCAGATGCTTTAGTAATTCCTGGGCATACAAAATACGATGAGCTCTTGATGAACATTTACTGATAAACCAGACGGCAAGCTTTGTTTTTCCTACGGAATAGTCCGTATTGGGATCAAGATCAGCACCCTTAAGTCTCTTGTACACCAAATGTTGAGATCCCCAGGCGCCGGATACGTCGGAGTCAGGCCTGTATGTAATAGTCCAATTAAAAACAGCACTATAAGAGTTCAAATTTATTGTGAGGTAATTGGGGCATTCAGAAATCAGCCAGATCCAATATTGATGTTGGGAACGTGTTTGTGGCATTTCTGACTCGAGGTACGTAAGTGGAAGTTGACTGTTTTCAAAGATAACAGCATCGGCCGTGTGGATATTTTCTGCGCTCGTCGTAAAGGTACACTGTGGCAGTGTGGGACACAGCTTGCCTTCTTTACTCGGCATGTACACGTTTAAatgttttttccacattttggTCCAGAAAACGACTGTCTTCGTCAAATCTCCACTGACCTGTCCGCCCTTTACCGAGTCATTCCAGACGGAATAAAACTTTGCCTTGGAATCAACAGATGGGTCAGCTGCTATATTAGCAACACATCTCGACATGACATGTGTTGACGGTACTCCTAAATCATGGACTTGAGTTGAGTAAATATCAGCATGTTGCCATGCCATATAGATCCATAGGGACACAACGGCACAAACCGATACAGCATAGATCTTATATATATGGCGTCTCAGGATCATGTTGAAAGTTTCTCAAGATCGTTTTAAAGACTGCTGTAGACTTCGTCGACTCCTTTATACTTGCTGCAACGTATAAGCAGCCCAGCTTGCAAACTGtgaaaaatttgacaaaaattcctGTAAACACCTGAAAAAAGGCAGGTTGTAATTAAAAAGGGGTATTTCACTGCAGAGAGgattgttattttccaatagatttaTTAGTAAATATATTATGGTGAATCACGCAACGTGTGTTATGCattatgacactcactaaacccatgcagaccctaccactgtattccctatacgtgtagacacttcctttatcttAAATATtgtcggcataaatgaggggcgcttagCACAACAAGAAGGTCAATATTGTTTTTAAGATTTTAAATAACACATGACTCGTTTTTCTAAGCGCCTCTGAAACTATTTTTGTAACCTAACCTCACCTATCCTAACCTGACCTAACCTAATCTAATCAAACCTAAGTCAGACGTTTTCGGGCACATTGCATTCAGCTATAGGCTTAGATTGGTCAATTTAATTACAGGGTACTTCGGGAGTTTTGTTGAAGAATGAATGGTTTTTAATGCGTGTGTTGGTACACTATCTTATAATCTGAAGTAGTATACATTTGTCACTTGCTACAGTTGATATTTTTCGCATAATAGTATTTCTTTCTGGACTGAAATGCATCTTTAAGATTAAGTGATACAACTACAACCAGTGAtcctgctttaaaaaaaaaactaagacgGCAGGGAACTGTGGTCCGAATGCATCATTTAAGCACTTACGCAGACACCCgaaacattcacacacacacgcacataaacacacagacagacagacagacacagacacacagatagtCACAAACATATACACTCTCACATACACACTGCATAATCACACACGcaaaatgttagaaaaaaaaacagaagaccCTGTTTTTTCCTAAATTAAGTAAAGGCTGTTGAATACTTACAAATAAGAATATATACTTACATATGGTATAAGCAATGGTTCTACTTAAAACCATTTATGCTAAGCTGCTCAATGGTCAGTCAAACTTGTCACAGATGCAACTGTCCCAAACATATAACAACCTTGGCAGACTTTGACCAACATTACTTGGGAACAGGCCGTTGAAACTGACATAGGCCAATAGAAACCTACTGCCAAATGTGACTCAAGCATGGGAGGACCTAAAGTCTAAGTCTtaatttgaactttgacctcaacATTAGCAATGTTGTTAAACGGGTGTTCTTGTGTAGAATTATATTTCCAGAACTTGCTTTTCCTTATAATAAAGTCTTTGATTATGCATTATCATTAAATTCACCTTCATTGAAATGATAAACAATATCCTCAACAAAAAGCATAGGTGGTAAcggtcaatgcagctaataacaattcacatcattggacatttatgtataaaactcagtacatgAACCattgcaggttaggtgcagttaaacatcagaaatacctacacagctccaaaTTTACCTGCCCTAACAT harbors:
- the LOC118405950 gene encoding glycoprotein 3-alpha-L-fucosyltransferase A-like, with amino-acid sequence MWKKHLNVYMPSKEGKLCPTLPQCTFTTSAENIHTADAVIFENSQLPLTYLESEMPQTRSQHQYWIWLISECPNYLTINLNSYSAVFNWTITYRPDSDVSGAWGSQHLVYKRLKGADLDPNTDYSVGKTKLAVWFISKCSSRAHRILYAQELLKHLHVDIFGKCGKIVCDKQDFQCTVRHIRQYKFYLAFENMKCKQYITEKFWRHALGNNVVPVVLGAPKEDYELLTPPNSFIHVDDFESPKALADYLKLLNKDTEMYNSYFKWKTNPPKNIPVDDGVWCNLCRKLVGICPNTRKMYTNLDKWYRGENNDECEPVNGTYQEVHFTTDD